CCAGTGCCGTTTCCTGAATTCCCTCACCACGATCTAACCAGCTCCCGTCTCCCCCCTTCGCTCCTTCGCCGCGAGCGGTTCGGTCGCGGGTCCGGGTCCCGTAACTCTGTGTCACTGAGGCGTGGATCGAACACAATACTACACAACGGAACTGGACCTAGGACCTAGCCACGCGCCGCCACAGTCAACTGTTACTGTAATCTGCAGGGCACGCTGGCACTTTCATCAGCAGTGGCCTCATCCGCGTAGCACTTGTACCGTTGCGCCGCCTTCCACTGTcgcgcggccgccaccgccaccacccgccGAGGCCGAGCCGGCGAGCCCTCTCGGCTCCCCAACCACCTCCGGCCGATGCAACGCGCGTTGCGAGAAGACGGCAGTGGCACTAGGGACGAACAGAGCCGCGGGGCTGCCAGAGGAGAGGACGGACGGAGCATGGTGGACAAAAGCGAAACGAAGCGAAGCGCGCGACGCGACGTGGGGATGGCCGGAGCTCGTCGCGCAGCGCAGCGAAGCGAAGCAGCCTCCAAGGCCCGGACCCCGGGCCGAGGCATCGGTCTGGGACCGGCGGAGGACCGGGCCAAAGGAGGAGAGCGACGCGGGAGAACCTGATGCCGGCGCTGCCACACACGGTGGCACGGTGCTATAGCTCGGGTCCCCGCCCCCCTCGTGTGCCGATGCTGATCATTGCTGCTCCGCAATCATTCGCCCCCATCTCTCTTTTTTGCTTCATCTAGtctttgtttgcttcttccCTTTTCCGCTGTCCAAGCAAGGAATTGACTCAGAGTAGAGGTAGGTAGGAGAGGAGCCCCTTTCCGCTGTGCACTTGCTGCTGAATCATCAGCTCTTTCACTTTCTCTCACACGCTGGCGGTGGCCAGTTGCTTCTCAGCTCGTTGGTTTCTCGTCGACGCCTCGCCTCCATGTTTCCTTTGCAATCAAATCATGCTTTTACTCTCCTTCTTATATGCTTAGCTTAACTCCTGTCATCTCCGCCAGCTCCCCGTCGTTCCCGTTACGGGACACGAATGCCTTCTTCATGCCAGCGTCGCCGTGGCCCGTGGACCAGCTGATCACCGTCCACCCGAGCAGGTAGCGCACGCTTCGCTGCGTGCGCGGCAAAGAGGCGCGCGCTGAAAGCGAACCGAATCCGCGACACGACCCGGCGTCCCTGTCGCCAGGATCGGCCCGCGCGTTGGTGTCCGTACCGTATCCACGCACACCCAAGCGCGCGGGCACGCTCACACCCGGAGCAGGTTCGCTGGctggctgccgccgcggccgcgcacgGGCGCCAGCCACCGCCTTGACGAGGCCATTGCACGAGCgactttatttcaaaaaaaaaattgcacgaGCGACGCGTCACCTACCGGCGGCAACTTGCCGCGCCGTGTCACCGCGCGCGGTCCTTGATCCTGATAGGCTCTCGGTTTGACGATCCATGGATCGCCCGCCTGCAATGGCTGCTTCGCCAGGGAGACACGACGCGAGCGTCGAGTGATACCCCTCTGACTTCCCGTCGCCTGCTTGGGCCGAAAGGTAGCGGCGAGCAGGGCGACGACAGACAGGATGCTCTGCACCTTGTCACTGCTGAGTGACCAGCGACCGATGGATGCTTTACCCTGTGAGGCAGTGACCGCTGGCTCATTGGAAGCTTCGGCCAGCAGTGTGCTTCATTGGCCGGCGCACGAGGGCGCACGGTGCCTAGGCACGGCGCTGTGCGCTGTGCGGCGCTCTGCTCCGGCTCGGCACTGCCGCCGCGTGCACGTACGTACGTAGGAGTATGTGTTGACCTGGGGAAACCCCCGGCCAAACGCACGGGACAAGGCTCGAGTCTCGAGCAGCGTGTTCATGTACGGACGTGACGGTGGTGGCTTTGGCAGGTGCCGCGAGGGGGAAAGAGTAGACCCGGTACAACTAGGTACTGTTTGACacaaactcctaaagtttagcagtgtactaaagtttagaATCCTCAGATTgctagtcctaaagtttagtacatggctgtttggatggactactaaTCTTTAGGACCTTAGAGGGAAAATGTTATTTTTACCCctcaattactcctctaaactacccatgcactgttcacgtcattaatgcatgcaagggcaataggggtaaagggggatttggggaccacttttaggagaaataggatccattAGGACCCCCTtggccctcctaatgaaaatgactctcctaaagtttaggagtgcacttttaggacccatgtttggatgcacaagtcctaaaagtgtcctaaaagtgtcctaaaagtggactcataatctttaggagggtgtatccaaacagggccctAGTCGTTCCTAGTGTCAGTGGGTCTGCTGAATCTTTTTGTGTCATTTCCACTGGTTTATCCGTGGATCGGTCAGGATAATTTGTGTTTTCCTCAGGCATGGTGCAACTGGGCACCGCTGCACAACACAACTTCACATGAAGTTATGAACGTGAAAGCTAAGCCTAGAGTTGTTCCTTAGAGCTAAATCTCACCCGAGTGAAATAGAGCCCCTCCTCACCCAAATTTTTCTTCACCTCCATCCCCCTTTCTTCTCTAACTCCGGCAAGATTCCAGCGAGGTTAGGGGTTCGGGGGTTGCTGGTGTGTGGCCGCTTACCGCTGGCCGGCGGCTGCAGGCCGGcccggtggaggtggcgggcgcgggggcggcgaggcgaggcgtggcggcgggggtgCCGCTGGCCAGGCGGCGGAGGGGTGAGggataaagaagaagaggatgggggagaagataagggagagagaggaggggtcTGATCCGTCAATTTTGGATCCAAGGGGTTAGGGGGTCGTGTGAGGAGTGTCGCGGTTTCACCTAGGTGAGCTATAGACACTCCCTTCTTCTAAGGTTTTCGAGTGGAAAAAAACCGCCGGTTTACCACACACACTTGCTCCTCATTTGGCAGTGGGACTAGTGGTGGAAATAGGAATCTTCTTTAACCTAAAACTGTGCATGTTGCTTCCTGTATGAGTAGGAACCACCAGTAGAGAAGAGACCTTACATCCAACGTTTTTGTCCCGATTATctttagacccgggactaatAGTCCTAGGTTAAAAATGAACCACCGACGGgggaagtttagtcccggttggaaagaccAACGAAGACTAAAGCCCCTCCTTTATTTCTGGTTGTAATGCCTAGTGGGACGAGGAgacgttttgtcccggttggagtcaccaaccgggactaaaggggcctttagtcccggttggaattttccacacgccccccctctctctctccaccttatcttctcctcacCCTTCCTCCCTTATCTTCACGCAGGCagcgctctcctcctcctctccctgctTTCTTCCAGGTGCTTCCTCTCCCTCCATCgacgcctcctctcctccctctcctcctctctcctctcattgccgccgcccccctccccctctctctcttctctgccTTCCTCTCCCGCCCTCCCCCTCTActacccctccccttccccctctgctcgcccctcactggcagtgaggagcggcagtggGGTGAGGGTAGGGCAATggcgcgcgggggagcggcgccggCCAGCCGGAGGTGGCGGGGGCGAGCTGGcgtggccgggcggcgggcgcgggcggaggtggGTGGCAGCGGGCGAAggcgggtggcggtggagcAGAAGCGGGCGAGGGCGGGTGGAGCGGCGCCGCCagcccattttttttattttttaactttttagtCTGGTTATCAACCGGGATAGTCAGTGAATGAtttgggactaaagaggggaccTTTTGTCCTAAATGATTAGTCGTGGTTGATCATTCGAGAGCTATGTGACTTACCAATCCtgactaaaggtgagttttccacgCACACAAGTACGATCGCTCGCTTTCGCTTCTCCAATTTGGCAGAAGCTGTTGAATGATAGGGCTATACTCCTAGTAGGGCCCTACCTACGCACAGCTGTGGCCACAGTCTGTGACTTGTAAGTCTGTGACTTGTAAGGATCAAGAAGATCCCGGCGATCACCCAGCATCTCAGGATTCAACTGTCATCATACTTTGCTGGGCTCTAGTGCTGTACAGTATCTGCCGGTATTTGGGACAGCAACTGGTAGCTGGTTGGTGCTTCTACGCTGCACCCGAAGTAGAGATCACGTAGTTCTCTCACGTGGATGCAGTATTGTCGAATGTACAAGCAAGAACAAAGAGTAAAAGCTCCTAGCTGCACACACCGTTGTTTTCCAATCATGTCCTGCGTACGTACGGTTGGCTCCCGGGTCCAGACTAGGCCAGAGGTTAGAAGCGCGAGACAGTGATATCACCCACAGATCTACAGGCCGCATCGGCAGGTTCTATGCCATGATATCTGCAGCACAGTGCACAGTAATGTCTGCTAGATGTCATAGGCTACTACGTACATGTCTTTACACTCGAATCAATGCACGCTCAAGATCTCAGATGCTAGCTCTCACCAGACGCTACACGATTCGGCCTCGATTCACCTGGATTTAATCTGAGATTGCAGAGATCGTCCAGATTAGTAACTGTAATAATAGCTGGTCATGTGCAGGGCGGCCTACAACTGTACTGTCGTCTACTAGCTACTGTTCACGCGAGTGGCGCTCAAGAAAGCAGCGCTTGCACCCCGCACGCGACCGAGCAGCACGCCAGCGAGAAGGATCACGATCACCGAGCAAGAAAAGAACCAAACCTTTCGCGGATCGACCCAAGATTTTCTTCTTTCCCTTTCTCGAGTTTTTCTTGTGGAGATTTCTTATTGCAACCACTAATTAACAACAAGTCAAGAACTACGCTAGTTAATCCGCTTCTGGAAATGGATGCATACTGTGATCGGACATGCAGCCGGGGGCAGCACGACGAGTGATGACCTCCATGGCCCTCGTCTTTTCGTTCATGGATTGGCGGCGCTGGCGAGGCTCGCCCAAATCTGCTCGAACACCTCGACGATGAGGTCGTGGTGCTCGGCGGCGTTGAGGGCGAGGTAGCAGGCCAGGAGGTCCTCCAGGTCGGCCGCGTCGCGGATGCCCTTCTCCGCGATCATCTCCTCCATCGACTCGCGGAAGTCCCGCCTCGGGTCGGCCGACGCCTTCACCACCGCGAAGCTCtccgcgagcggcggcggtgctggcgtcgtcgtcttcctcggcGACGCCGCTGGGGTCGTCGGCTTGCTCTTCCTGGACCTGGCGGACGCCAGCCGCGGGCTGTTCACGCGCGTCCTGAGGCGGCGCCCCGCGGAAACGGACGGCCGCCTCGGGTGCCCCCTGCTGCCCTGCTCCGAGGCAGAGCTGGCTCTCGGCGTCGTCTCGGTGCCATCGACGTGCCTGTCCTTCAGCTCGTACCGGACCACCTCCCTCCTCGCCACCGGCCTCGTCACGATCGGCCGGAGCACCCGCTCGGCGGTGCACTCGGCCCGGAGGTCGATGACGATGTCCGTGTCCGAAGCGATCACCTTGCCGCCCCAGCCCAGGCTGTCCTCGGATGGCGCGGTCACCGCCGGCTTGCGgacgtcctcctcgtcctcgctgCCGCCATCGCGCCCCACGTACATGTCTCGCCGGCGCTGAGGAGCGTCGCGCGCCTCGGCCACAGCCTCCAAGCCGCGCCCAACCCTGACGGGTCCCACCCTGTGCCGCCTCCTGGAGGAGCAATACGCCGGAGGAGATTCCGGCTGGGGGAGGATCTCGTCACGATCCTCCTCCGTGGCGTCCGCGGCcctcggcggcggagccgggaGCTCCCGGTCCTGGGTGGGGTAGTAGTACGACGTCCTGTGCGGGAGCGCCACGGACCCGCGCCTCGGAGACGAGGCCCTTGCCGCGGGCTttgccgcccgcggcggcggcgacgacaacGACGGCAGCATTGCGCTCGCGGCGCCGCCAGCGCCAGGAGGGTGGCCCCGCGCGCGGCGCATGTCGCGGAGCTTGTAGAACCAGGAGTTGGGCATCATGTCGGCGAGACGGAACCTGCGCCGGCCCATGGCCCCGCCGCGCCTGGCGAAGAAGGATCTGTGCGCTGTACGAGGAGGAGGGCTGCTGGAGAGGTGGAGCAGGGGAGGTGGTGCCGGGGACCAGAGCGAGAGCCAAGGCAGCTCAGGCGGAGAGGCCGGGGATAAGTAGCGCGCGGCAGCCAGCGAGCGCGGAGTGGGAAGCGTGGGACGTGAGGTTCTTTTTGTCCTTTCTCTTCTCTCTGAACTGTGGGCCCGCCCCATCTGTGGGGTCCACTTCTTTTGCATAAAAGGGGCATATACCAAAGAATGTAATGAACTTATGACTACGGAAATTGTTGATGCAGGTTTAGGGGGTAAACCAGTTACAAGTAACTGCGTTTACCAACTGGCGT
This sequence is a window from Setaria italica strain Yugu1 chromosome III, Setaria_italica_v2.0, whole genome shotgun sequence. Protein-coding genes within it:
- the LOC101777258 gene encoding transcription repressor OFP1, with amino-acid sequence MGRRRFRLADMMPNSWFYKLRDMRRARGHPPGAGGAASAMLPSLSSPPPRAAKPAARASSPRRGSVALPHRTSYYYPTQDRELPAPPPRAADATEEDRDEILPQPESPPAYCSSRRRHRVGPVRVGRGLEAVAEARDAPQRRRDMYVGRDGGSEDEEDVRKPAVTAPSEDSLGWGGKVIASDTDIVIDLRAECTAERVLRPIVTRPVARREVVRYELKDRHVDGTETTPRASSASEQGSRGHPRRPSVSAGRRLRTRVNSPRLASARSRKSKPTTPAASPRKTTTPAPPPLAESFAVVKASADPRRDFRESMEEMIAEKGIRDAADLEDLLACYLALNAAEHHDLIVEVFEQIWASLASAANP